One part of the Trichomycterus rosablanca isolate fTriRos1 chromosome 25, fTriRos1.hap1, whole genome shotgun sequence genome encodes these proteins:
- the snorc gene encoding protein SNORC, protein MAFFRSFSTEFRFLLLAALALCVAFVQTETVAVASPTVQSENQGTSSGDDGTELVHEVTTKDPTEDVGQNGFTFNYEKNQESEIVEDEGVLGPGAITAIVIAVFLGASVLLALVVITLRKFTAS, encoded by the exons ATGGCCTTTTTCAGAAGCTTCAGTACAGAGTTCAGATTTCTTCTCCTCGCCGCTCTCGCTCTCTGTGTGGCTTTTGTTCAGACAG AAACTGTGGCTGTGGCTTCTCCGACGGTAcagagtgaaaatcagggcacgTCATCCGGAGACGATGGAACAGAACTAGTCCATGAGGTCACGACTAAAGACCCCACTGAAGACGTGGGACAAAACGGCTTCACTTTTAACTATGAGAAGAATCAGGAGTCTGAGATTGTGGAGGATGAAG GTGTCCTTGGCCCAGGTGCTATCACAGCCATCGTCATTGCAGTGTTTCTCGGTGCCTCAGTTCTACTCGCCCTTGTTGTCATCACACTCCGAAAGTTTACAGCCTCCTAG